TTGCCCTGGAAAACGATTCAATGAAAGCAGTTTCAGTTAGTTCTACCATCAAAGAATTTGTAAATATCTTATATCGTTTAAGCAGTTTTTCAATTTCAGGTATAAACTCCTGATTCATGAACGAAATCGGTGAAACGTTTACAGATATGCCTGTTCTGATACCCATATCCTGAAAAACCGCAAGCATCTTGCACGCGCCTGCCATCGCGCTCTTATCAACTTCCCAAATGACATTGTTGTCTTCCGCAATTTTTATGAATTCTTCAGGGGCGATATAGTCGTTCCCGTCTACGACCCGGCACAGAGCCTCGAAAGCGACAAGCTCGCCCGTCTGAATGTTAAAATATGGCTGATAGTGCAGTTCAAAACTGTTGTTTTTAATTGTTTTCTTTAAAACATCAAGAACATGTGCTTTCCTATCTATTTCAGCCAGGTTATCCTGTTTAAATTCAAAGTATGTGTTCTTACCGAGTTTTTTTGCTGTATAAAGTGCAGTAGTCACAAGGTCAAGCACGCCC
The DNA window shown above is from Bacillota bacterium and carries:
- a CDS encoding EAL domain-containing protein, producing GVLDLVTTALYTAKKLGKNTYFEFKQDNLAEIDRKAHVLDVLKKTIKNNSFELHYQPYFNIQTGELVAFEALCRVVDGNDYIAPEEFIKIAEDNNVIWEVDKSAMAGACKMLAVFQDMGIRTGISVNVSPISFMNQEFIPEIEKLLKRYKIFTNSLMVELTETAFIESFSRAKDVITALSELGIRLMLDDFGKGYSNLLAVMKLNVDTLKFDKSLIDEIEDIRSNIIVKKMIEIADTFNMKVIAEGIETRMQFEELKRMNCTMGQGFLFGKPMAYEEVFPFIRSHGNILDLAE